A genomic region of Oceaniferula marina contains the following coding sequences:
- a CDS encoding TonB-dependent receptor plug domain-containing protein has translation MHQHDSTRYRKLAAPLIPLLLSQCLTTASHAETEAANTPSLKPDSELPESVITALRYQEDLTNTPYSVESLDAEAITAPQYRTLPDALGSLPGVMNQKTAYGHGSPYIRGFTSFRNLMLIDGIRFNNSVFRDGPNQYWNTIDSYGLEGVELVRGPGSTLYGSDAIGGTVNALTRGTRYLEFDQGESFWGATLDYRYDTAGDSHVLRLEGLVGQGEQWGLRVGYTLKDFNDVRSAGVGTMEKTGYDEWAADLRFDYAFNDCTSMTIVHQQVDQDDVWRSHKTIYGFEWEGTDFGSELERSFDQDRSLSYIRFEGKDTGHWVDAWQLTASLQTLDEERYRNRSNKGKGMDRQGFDVDTYGLALQMESDTRVGRLIYGFDYYQDQVDSFNKKYDDDGNFTGSAVQGPVGDDANYDTFGAYVQDVWEINEQWTLNLGARYSYVAADIGKVDTEDGVISIDENWDTLVFSGRALYQANDCWTLFGGISQGYRAPNLSDLSRLDSARSNEIETPAPGLDPEYFTTFEIGGRYGTETAGINASVFYTDIRDMIVRTPTGQVIDGDNEVTKQNAGDGYVWGFELSADWTFAPQWTLFGQAAWIDGEVDTYPTSDPVKVSEPLDRTMPLTGNVGVRWMHPDGRIWVEGVVNAAAKADELSTRDESDTNRIPPGGTPSYVVPSLRGGWQATDNLLLTLALENLTDEEYRIHGSGVNEPGFHAVAGVTLTW, from the coding sequence ATGCATCAACACGATTCAACCCGATACCGAAAACTGGCAGCTCCACTCATCCCCTTGCTCTTGAGCCAATGCTTGACCACGGCATCCCATGCCGAAACCGAAGCAGCCAACACACCGTCACTCAAACCTGATTCAGAACTCCCGGAAAGCGTTATCACCGCGCTCCGCTACCAAGAAGACCTCACTAACACCCCCTACAGTGTAGAGTCTCTCGATGCCGAAGCCATAACGGCTCCGCAATACCGGACCCTTCCAGACGCCCTGGGCTCCCTTCCAGGCGTAATGAATCAAAAAACCGCCTATGGCCACGGCTCCCCCTATATTCGAGGGTTCACCTCTTTCCGCAACCTGATGCTCATCGACGGCATCCGTTTCAATAACTCTGTGTTCCGCGACGGCCCCAACCAATACTGGAACACGATTGATTCCTACGGGCTCGAAGGCGTCGAACTTGTCCGTGGCCCTGGATCCACACTCTACGGATCCGACGCCATCGGCGGCACAGTCAACGCCCTGACCCGAGGAACCCGCTACCTCGAATTCGACCAAGGTGAATCCTTCTGGGGAGCCACCCTCGATTACCGCTACGACACCGCAGGAGACTCTCATGTGCTCAGGCTCGAAGGCCTCGTCGGCCAAGGCGAACAATGGGGACTGCGAGTCGGCTATACCCTCAAGGATTTCAATGACGTCCGCTCCGCTGGTGTCGGAACCATGGAAAAGACCGGCTATGACGAATGGGCAGCCGACCTCCGCTTCGACTACGCTTTCAACGACTGCACCAGCATGACCATCGTCCACCAACAAGTGGATCAAGACGACGTCTGGCGCTCACACAAAACCATCTACGGATTCGAATGGGAAGGGACCGATTTCGGCAGTGAACTCGAACGATCCTTCGACCAGGATCGCAGCCTGAGCTATATCCGCTTCGAAGGAAAAGACACCGGCCACTGGGTGGATGCATGGCAACTTACCGCATCACTGCAAACGCTCGATGAAGAGCGCTACCGCAACCGAAGCAACAAAGGCAAAGGGATGGACCGCCAAGGCTTCGATGTTGACACCTACGGCCTGGCACTGCAAATGGAATCCGACACCCGTGTCGGCCGCCTGATTTACGGTTTCGATTACTATCAAGATCAAGTTGACTCCTTCAACAAGAAATACGACGACGACGGCAACTTCACCGGATCCGCGGTGCAGGGACCTGTTGGGGACGACGCCAATTACGACACCTTCGGCGCTTACGTTCAGGACGTCTGGGAAATCAACGAACAATGGACACTGAACTTAGGCGCCCGCTACTCCTACGTCGCAGCCGACATTGGCAAAGTCGATACAGAGGACGGCGTCATCTCCATCGATGAAAACTGGGATACCCTGGTCTTCAGCGGCCGGGCCCTCTATCAGGCAAACGATTGCTGGACCCTCTTTGGCGGCATCTCCCAAGGATACCGTGCCCCCAACCTCTCGGATCTGTCACGTCTCGATTCGGCTCGCTCCAATGAAATCGAAACCCCGGCCCCGGGACTCGACCCCGAATACTTCACCACCTTCGAAATCGGTGGTCGTTACGGAACCGAGACCGCCGGCATCAATGCCTCGGTGTTTTACACGGACATCCGCGACATGATCGTGCGCACCCCGACAGGGCAAGTCATCGACGGAGACAACGAGGTCACCAAGCAAAATGCCGGTGACGGTTATGTCTGGGGATTTGAACTCAGCGCCGACTGGACCTTTGCTCCACAGTGGACGCTCTTTGGGCAGGCTGCCTGGATCGATGGTGAGGTCGATACCTATCCGACCTCCGACCCGGTCAAAGTCTCCGAACCTCTCGACCGGACCATGCCACTGACCGGCAACGTCGGAGTCCGCTGGATGCACCCCGACGGTCGCATCTGGGTGGAAGGCGTTGTCAATGCCGCAGCCAAGGCGGACGAACTCTCGACCCGTGACGAAAGCGACACCAACCGCATACCCCCGGGAGGCACTCCATCCTACGTGGTTCCATCTCTCCGAGGTGGCTGGCAGGCCACCGACAACCTGCTGCTGACCCTCGCCCTTGAAAACCTGACCGATGAGGAGTACCGCATCCACGGATCCGGAGTCAACGAGCCCGGATTTCACGCCGTAGCCGGAGTGACTCTCACCTGGTAA
- the lepB gene encoding signal peptidase I, which yields MFAPKWKKEAKLLDKAAKKFLNYKRDLLEEKQIAEIESRRIDLRSSVKSGDKERTAEASKQLQSTCESALPRYQAQGWVEENIEVFFVAIVVALGLRAYVVQPFRIPTGSMQPTLNGIIATKVDSSDDFPALPIRTLQWATHGRSYVDLVLEEDKTLRKEDPIEEIHTMHFFTRTKIHFSDNTSVTFPGPKTALLSANGMGFGEICGYPPHPNDSEALTRFQQDFNTTPKSEMAYETVGKNKNPIIRPKLKAGTVIARGFIDSGDLILVDKMSYHFRKPKRSEVFVFDTREIKKIRAQANPGSHYIKRLAAVPGEELEIKGNDLYIDGQRAQDPGFLKVMSEREGYHYGYKPIGRLAHGRTFKAKWSKHPGMNEYIALGDNSFNSSDSRDWGTVKEFNVIGPASFSLWPFGSGHWGIIK from the coding sequence ATGTTTGCACCCAAGTGGAAAAAGGAAGCAAAGCTGCTCGATAAGGCGGCGAAAAAGTTTCTCAACTACAAACGCGACCTGCTGGAAGAGAAGCAGATTGCCGAGATTGAGTCCCGCCGCATCGACCTCCGCAGCTCGGTCAAGTCAGGAGACAAAGAGCGCACGGCAGAAGCCTCGAAACAGCTCCAATCCACGTGTGAATCCGCGCTCCCCCGCTACCAAGCCCAAGGCTGGGTGGAAGAAAACATCGAAGTCTTTTTTGTCGCTATCGTGGTGGCTCTGGGGCTCCGGGCCTATGTGGTTCAACCTTTCCGCATCCCGACAGGGTCCATGCAGCCCACGCTGAATGGGATCATTGCCACCAAGGTTGACTCCAGCGACGATTTTCCTGCCTTGCCAATTCGCACCCTGCAGTGGGCAACCCATGGACGCTCCTATGTGGATTTGGTCTTGGAAGAAGATAAAACCCTCCGCAAGGAGGACCCGATTGAAGAAATCCACACGATGCATTTCTTCACCCGGACGAAGATTCATTTCTCGGATAATACCTCGGTCACCTTTCCCGGACCCAAAACAGCGCTGTTGAGCGCCAATGGCATGGGCTTCGGCGAAATCTGCGGCTACCCCCCCCATCCCAACGACTCGGAAGCCCTTACCCGATTCCAACAGGATTTCAACACCACCCCAAAATCGGAAATGGCCTACGAAACCGTGGGTAAAAATAAAAACCCCATTATCCGACCAAAACTCAAGGCCGGAACCGTCATTGCCCGAGGGTTTATTGATAGCGGAGACCTGATTCTGGTGGACAAGATGTCCTACCACTTCCGCAAACCAAAACGCAGCGAAGTCTTTGTCTTCGACACCCGGGAGATCAAAAAGATCCGGGCCCAAGCCAACCCGGGCTCACACTATATCAAACGCCTTGCCGCCGTCCCTGGCGAAGAGTTGGAAATCAAGGGCAACGACCTCTATATCGATGGCCAACGTGCCCAGGACCCCGGTTTCCTCAAGGTGATGAGCGAACGGGAAGGATACCACTACGGATACAAACCCATTGGTCGTCTCGCACACGGACGCACCTTCAAAGCCAAGTGGTCTAAACACCCCGGTATGAATGAATACATCGCCCTGGGAGACAACAGCTTTAATTCCTCCGACTCCCGGGATTGGGGAACCGTTAAAGAGTTCAACGTCATCGGCCCGGCCTCCTTCTCTCTCTGGCCCTTTGGCAGCGGCCACTGGGGAATCATCAAATAG
- a CDS encoding phytoene/squalene synthase family protein codes for MSSAQDITRKAKSNLAIALTCLPEQRKQDMVVFYAFCRVIDDLADDLELPIEQRRKSLQQWREGIAEGFQNPDELQQQIIRLIEDYDISRQPFLDLIDGCSSDLEPQSFQTWGDLERYTYQVASCVGLVSIRIFGCKHPDSETYAVALGHALQITNILRDVHEDLDNGGRIYLPTEDLERAGLSEQHLRDHVHDERFISMMNGLADRAEAYYQKAQDHLRTQDAKALKAAEAMRKIYHTLLLKMRRDQFKVFDQRYSVSKFRKALILLRTMLP; via the coding sequence ATGTCCTCGGCACAAGACATCACCCGTAAGGCCAAATCGAATCTGGCGATTGCCTTGACCTGCTTACCCGAGCAGCGCAAACAGGACATGGTGGTCTTTTATGCCTTCTGCCGGGTCATTGACGACCTTGCCGATGACCTCGAACTCCCCATCGAGCAACGACGAAAGAGCCTTCAACAATGGCGTGAGGGCATCGCCGAAGGCTTTCAAAACCCCGACGAATTACAACAACAGATCATCCGTCTGATCGAAGACTACGACATTTCCCGTCAACCCTTTCTCGACCTGATCGACGGCTGCAGCTCCGACCTCGAGCCTCAATCCTTTCAAACCTGGGGTGATCTGGAACGCTACACCTACCAGGTGGCCTCCTGTGTCGGACTGGTATCCATCCGCATCTTCGGCTGCAAACACCCGGATTCGGAAACCTATGCCGTCGCGCTCGGACACGCCCTGCAAATCACCAACATCTTGCGTGACGTCCATGAAGACCTCGACAATGGAGGCCGTATCTACCTCCCGACCGAAGACTTGGAGCGAGCCGGCCTCAGCGAACAACACTTACGAGATCACGTCCACGACGAACGATTCATCTCTATGATGAACGGATTGGCAGATCGGGCTGAGGCCTATTACCAGAAAGCCCAAGACCATCTACGCACACAAGATGCCAAAGCGCTCAAAGCAGCGGAAGCAATGCGGAAAATATACCACACCTTGTTGCTCAAGATGCGTCGAGACCAATTCAAAGTCTTTGATCAACGCTATTCGGTATCGAAATTTCGCAAGGCCCTGATCTTACTCCGAACCATGTTGCCGTAA
- a CDS encoding efflux transporter outer membrane subunit, which yields MRSPHLYLTLLGLVGIIASCQPGGTPSSTSHIDIPTAWKATGKSSSRSISSGWVKDFNDPQLSRLVGEAMQRNPDLLATAERLEAARANVTQSRARRMPSVNLSASGSRTRLEDGGPGSNGASYTSSQGVNIGASWEIDLWGRLRHLHTAAQADYDSTVADFRGTRLSLAASTSSAWYNLITSENQRKLSEETLGRYRKVEKIIERNYKAGTARSLDLQLSRNNVYNEERTLRARNRDRDDARRNLEIILGRYPKGEIKARTALPVVRKDVPAGLPADLITRRPDLVRAQQRLYASFHRAKAAQKNLLPAIRLTGSSGSRSPDISDLIDIDQLVSSITASLSQSIFEGGALKAEAEAAVAQNRAAIYDFANVALRAFREVESALAAEESLAQQEHFQRKSLEQASLAEKQAGRDYAEGVEGTDIISLLEAQRRASNARNSLILLQNQRIQNRINLHLALGGDFRSTAK from the coding sequence ATGAGGTCCCCCCACTTGTATCTGACCCTGCTTGGCTTGGTCGGGATCATTGCGTCCTGCCAACCCGGGGGAACGCCGAGTAGCACGAGCCATATCGATATACCCACCGCCTGGAAGGCTACGGGAAAATCATCATCCCGCTCCATTAGCTCCGGATGGGTGAAGGACTTCAATGATCCGCAACTTTCGCGTCTGGTGGGAGAAGCGATGCAACGCAACCCCGACCTGCTCGCCACGGCCGAACGCTTGGAGGCAGCACGCGCCAATGTCACTCAGTCGCGGGCTCGCCGCATGCCAAGCGTCAACCTCAGCGCGTCGGGAAGCCGGACCCGACTCGAAGACGGAGGCCCCGGAAGCAATGGTGCCAGCTACACCAGCAGCCAGGGAGTCAACATCGGAGCCAGCTGGGAAATTGATCTCTGGGGGAGATTACGTCATTTACATACGGCGGCTCAGGCAGACTACGACAGTACCGTCGCAGATTTCCGAGGCACCCGGCTCTCGCTCGCAGCCAGCACATCCAGCGCATGGTACAATCTGATCACCAGCGAGAACCAACGCAAACTTTCCGAAGAAACCTTGGGACGCTACCGCAAGGTGGAAAAAATCATCGAACGCAACTACAAAGCCGGAACCGCCCGATCCCTGGACCTCCAGCTATCGAGAAACAACGTCTACAACGAAGAACGCACACTGCGGGCACGCAACCGTGACCGTGACGATGCCCGCCGAAATCTGGAAATTATCCTCGGTCGATACCCCAAGGGAGAAATCAAAGCCCGAACAGCCCTTCCCGTTGTCCGCAAGGATGTCCCCGCCGGCCTCCCGGCGGACCTGATCACCCGCCGGCCAGACCTCGTCCGTGCCCAGCAACGACTCTACGCATCGTTCCACCGAGCCAAAGCCGCACAAAAAAACCTACTTCCCGCAATCCGCCTGACCGGTAGCAGCGGTAGCCGATCTCCGGACATCAGTGACCTGATCGACATCGATCAGCTGGTCTCATCCATTACTGCATCCTTAAGCCAGTCGATCTTCGAAGGGGGAGCCCTGAAGGCCGAAGCGGAGGCTGCCGTAGCGCAAAACCGCGCAGCCATCTACGATTTTGCCAATGTCGCCCTGCGAGCCTTCCGTGAAGTGGAATCGGCTCTTGCCGCAGAGGAATCGCTCGCCCAACAAGAACATTTCCAACGAAAAAGTCTCGAACAGGCGTCCCTCGCTGAGAAACAAGCTGGCCGGGACTATGCCGAAGGCGTTGAAGGAACCGACATCATCTCGCTGCTCGAAGCCCAGCGGAGGGCATCAAATGCTCGTAACTCATTGATCCTTCTGCAAAACCAACGGATCCAAAACCGTATCAATCTTCATCTGGCGCTGGGTGGCGATTTTCGTTCAACCGCTAAATAA
- a CDS encoding efflux RND transporter periplasmic adaptor subunit — protein MRALLHIILPIAIIALGAWGYTELKGLKKEGYKLRKDPAKEQKRPVEQPKIRTRVMPMDLQDFTITLHSQGVVRPHNATTLTSQVSGRIVEITPSFEDGAYFSKGEILIKLDTADYLTDLESAKAQLARSEASFAQEQARAKQALLNWKDAGFEEEASDLVLRKPQLREAEANVNSAKSSLERAKRNLARTQVKAPYDGRVRKRNVGLGQQVGASTPLGEVFSTDFAEVRLPLTSRDLQYYNPPNKPEAVTNKDNIHFESILNQAEEHATPPWVGSIIRAEGELDTDSKQLFVIAKIDDPFGLNNGKAPLFIGQPVRASIPAKTLSDVYTVPRKHLKELNEILVLRNGLLKSVTITPIWTSAENIITREGIEPGDLLCTTRLPYAPEGVPVEIIEDAREDSSGEVSPTQQAQAGDSGKVGKKRTKPRR, from the coding sequence ATGCGAGCCTTACTGCACATCATCCTGCCCATCGCCATTATTGCCTTGGGAGCGTGGGGTTATACCGAGCTCAAAGGTCTCAAGAAGGAAGGCTACAAGCTGCGCAAAGATCCGGCAAAAGAACAAAAACGACCGGTTGAACAACCAAAAATCCGCACCCGGGTGATGCCGATGGATCTCCAAGATTTTACGATCACCCTGCACAGCCAAGGGGTTGTCCGCCCACACAATGCCACAACGCTGACCTCCCAGGTCAGCGGACGCATCGTAGAAATCACTCCGAGCTTTGAAGATGGTGCCTATTTCAGCAAAGGTGAGATCCTGATCAAACTCGACACCGCGGATTACCTGACGGACCTCGAGTCAGCCAAAGCACAGCTCGCAAGGTCGGAAGCCTCATTTGCCCAAGAACAGGCACGGGCAAAACAAGCACTCTTGAACTGGAAAGATGCCGGGTTTGAAGAAGAAGCAAGCGATCTGGTCCTTCGCAAACCTCAACTGAGGGAAGCGGAAGCCAACGTCAACTCTGCCAAATCGTCACTTGAACGAGCCAAACGCAACCTTGCCCGCACCCAGGTCAAGGCTCCCTACGACGGCAGGGTTCGCAAACGCAACGTCGGCCTGGGACAACAAGTGGGAGCCAGCACACCGCTCGGGGAAGTCTTTTCCACCGACTTTGCCGAAGTTCGGCTTCCGCTCACCAGTAGGGACCTCCAGTACTACAACCCGCCAAACAAACCGGAGGCCGTCACAAACAAGGATAACATCCACTTTGAATCCATCCTGAATCAAGCAGAAGAGCATGCCACCCCTCCATGGGTCGGTAGCATCATCCGTGCTGAAGGAGAGCTGGACACCGATTCAAAACAGCTTTTTGTCATCGCCAAAATCGATGACCCCTTTGGCCTGAACAACGGCAAGGCCCCGCTATTTATTGGGCAGCCCGTTCGAGCATCCATTCCAGCTAAAACCCTGTCTGACGTCTATACCGTGCCAAGAAAACACCTAAAGGAACTCAACGAAATTCTAGTGCTGAGAAATGGTTTACTCAAATCCGTAACCATCACGCCGATCTGGACTTCCGCGGAGAACATCATCACCCGGGAAGGGATTGAACCCGGGGATTTACTCTGCACAACCCGCCTTCCTTACGCTCCCGAAGGAGTCCCCGTGGAAATCATTGAAGATGCCAGAGAAGACAGCTCCGGTGAAGTATCACCAACCCAGCAAGCACAAGCCGGAGACTCCGGCAAAGTGGGCAAAAAACGCACGAAACCACGCCGCTAA
- a CDS encoding efflux RND transporter permease subunit, with product MLRWFARNDYAANFLMVAILLAGAYAVLFKIPTEVSPSYRMSFLKVNVPLPGGTPNEVESKVVIPIENALKGLSGIKYINAEARRGKAEFHIGTEEGADQEKLRTEIESRINKINTFPREIEPPRIYIPDTAHWMEVISVVVSGDMSEKDLLAAARQVRDDLTALPGISKVDVIGTRDREVSIEINQETLQDYGLTLDSVSRAIQQNSMDLSAGSIKTDATRVLLRSTNQALNRSQFEQIIIHRGDGAEIKLGDVANIKDSFDEQRKVTRFNGERSVIVEVKRLGDEKALKISDLVHQYVEESASRFPKGVKLHTWDDDSVSLRGRISTLFWNLLQGCVLVFILLSVFLRLSLAIWVIIGIPVAFAGGLMLMPTLGITANIMSLFGFIIVLGIVVDDAIVTGEHIFSKLKTGMDPLEASVTGAKEIAVPVTFGVLTTVVAFIPLAYITGWWGTFAKQIPFVVIPVLVFSLVESKLVLPSHLKHLKVNRTSKAPLTRIQQGATRLLEGFVARVYQPLLRFAVRWRYVTLSIFCALGFGTYGVLSSNMLGFQSLPSVDRYYIYARLAMMEGTNFDQTTEKVEEITEAAYQLRTRFTDGEGGPSLIGNVMSSTGGWPSWGHAKDTRGYVLVEILPPSKRKSPGPKNQEIADAWRDLVGEVQGAQSFSIRTERSGGGFMSERDDVEIELRGQNDEVMIPVAREMQEALQSTEGVRRTSTSIENAQNEFQIKLLPYGRDLGLTQESLARQVRRAFYGEQAQRIQRGEDSVRVMVRLPKHQRESLHTLDNLQITLPNKSTVNLHEVADITQGHSPPTIRRRDGSRYYTISAVPKSRDTNITDIGNAITPKLDAITAAHPGTSWRFDGFLAEDAENQQRFAVLAALLIFTLYTLLAIPFRSLSQPIFVLLAIPFGAVGAVIGHMALGITPSWLSYLGMLALAGVVVNDSLVMVDFTNRRRNEGKSAYDAVIHSGSARFRPILLTSLTTFAGLLPLIFERSIQAQFLIPMAVSLAFGIMFATFITLFLIPCAYLATEDIKRLLGKAYRWYTRPFTSNE from the coding sequence ATGCTTCGCTGGTTTGCCCGCAACGATTACGCCGCCAACTTCCTGATGGTGGCCATTTTACTTGCTGGCGCGTATGCCGTCTTGTTCAAAATCCCGACCGAAGTCAGCCCGTCCTACCGGATGTCCTTTCTCAAAGTGAATGTCCCCCTCCCGGGAGGCACGCCAAACGAGGTAGAAAGCAAGGTGGTCATCCCGATTGAAAATGCGCTGAAAGGCCTCTCCGGCATCAAATACATCAATGCCGAAGCCCGCCGGGGAAAAGCCGAATTTCACATCGGCACCGAAGAGGGAGCGGACCAGGAAAAGCTTCGAACTGAGATCGAATCCAGAATCAATAAAATCAACACCTTCCCGAGAGAGATCGAGCCCCCACGAATCTATATCCCGGATACGGCCCACTGGATGGAAGTTATCTCCGTCGTCGTTTCCGGTGACATGTCTGAGAAGGATTTGTTAGCGGCAGCCCGCCAAGTGCGAGATGATCTCACAGCCTTACCCGGCATTTCCAAAGTCGATGTCATTGGCACAAGGGACCGGGAGGTTTCGATCGAAATCAATCAAGAGACGCTGCAAGATTACGGGTTGACGCTCGACAGCGTCTCACGCGCGATTCAACAAAACTCGATGGACCTATCGGCCGGTTCAATCAAGACAGATGCCACCCGCGTTCTCCTCCGCTCGACCAATCAGGCTCTGAACCGATCCCAGTTTGAACAAATCATCATTCACCGGGGAGATGGAGCCGAGATCAAGCTAGGAGACGTTGCCAACATCAAAGACAGCTTTGACGAACAACGAAAGGTCACCCGCTTCAATGGTGAACGCTCCGTCATCGTCGAGGTCAAACGTCTCGGCGATGAAAAAGCACTGAAAATTTCCGACCTTGTCCACCAATACGTGGAAGAGTCAGCCAGTCGCTTTCCCAAAGGGGTTAAACTCCACACTTGGGACGACGATTCCGTCAGTCTACGCGGACGCATCTCCACCCTGTTCTGGAACCTTCTCCAAGGCTGTGTCCTCGTCTTCATTCTCCTCAGTGTGTTTCTGCGTCTCTCTCTTGCCATCTGGGTGATCATCGGTATCCCGGTCGCATTCGCCGGAGGATTAATGCTCATGCCAACCCTGGGCATTACCGCTAACATCATGAGCTTGTTTGGCTTTATCATCGTGCTCGGCATCGTCGTCGATGATGCCATTGTCACCGGTGAACACATTTTTTCCAAACTCAAAACCGGGATGGATCCGCTGGAAGCGTCCGTTACCGGAGCCAAGGAAATCGCCGTCCCGGTAACCTTCGGCGTGCTGACCACCGTTGTCGCCTTTATCCCGCTTGCCTACATCACGGGTTGGTGGGGAACCTTCGCCAAACAAATCCCCTTTGTGGTCATCCCGGTGCTTGTTTTTTCACTGGTCGAATCCAAGCTCGTCCTCCCATCACACCTTAAACACCTCAAGGTGAACCGAACGAGCAAAGCTCCCCTCACCAGAATCCAACAAGGAGCCACCCGCTTACTCGAAGGCTTTGTTGCCCGAGTCTATCAACCACTGCTCCGTTTCGCAGTCCGCTGGCGCTACGTCACCCTGTCGATCTTCTGTGCGCTTGGTTTTGGAACCTATGGAGTCCTCTCTAGCAATATGCTGGGATTCCAGTCGCTTCCATCCGTTGACCGCTATTACATCTACGCCAGACTCGCGATGATGGAAGGAACCAACTTTGATCAAACAACGGAGAAAGTCGAAGAGATCACCGAAGCCGCCTACCAACTGCGAACACGTTTCACCGATGGCGAAGGAGGCCCCAGCCTGATTGGCAATGTCATGTCATCCACCGGCGGCTGGCCAAGCTGGGGACACGCCAAGGATACCCGAGGGTATGTCCTGGTCGAAATCCTGCCACCGAGCAAACGCAAGTCCCCCGGCCCAAAAAACCAGGAAATTGCCGACGCATGGAGGGATCTGGTCGGCGAGGTTCAAGGAGCTCAATCATTCAGCATCCGGACCGAACGCTCAGGTGGAGGGTTCATGAGCGAACGTGACGACGTCGAAATTGAACTTCGCGGACAAAACGACGAAGTCATGATCCCTGTCGCCAGAGAGATGCAGGAAGCACTGCAAAGCACCGAAGGCGTTAGAAGAACCTCCACCAGCATCGAAAACGCCCAGAATGAATTCCAGATCAAACTGCTTCCCTACGGCCGGGATCTCGGCCTCACCCAGGAAAGTCTCGCCCGTCAAGTCCGCCGTGCCTTTTACGGAGAACAGGCCCAAAGGATTCAACGTGGAGAAGACAGCGTGCGTGTGATGGTCAGGCTCCCGAAACACCAACGTGAATCACTCCACACTCTGGACAACCTGCAAATCACGTTGCCAAACAAATCAACCGTCAACCTCCACGAGGTGGCAGATATCACCCAAGGCCACTCCCCCCCGACGATCCGCCGCCGCGATGGTTCGCGCTATTACACCATCTCCGCCGTGCCAAAAAGCAGGGACACCAACATCACGGATATCGGGAACGCCATCACTCCGAAACTCGATGCCATCACCGCGGCCCACCCTGGAACCTCATGGCGATTCGACGGTTTCCTCGCTGAAGATGCCGAAAACCAACAACGCTTTGCTGTGCTTGCCGCGCTCCTGATCTTCACCTTGTACACTCTGCTGGCCATTCCATTTCGCTCTCTTAGCCAACCCATCTTCGTGCTCCTCGCCATCCCCTTTGGCGCCGTTGGTGCTGTGATCGGACACATGGCCCTCGGCATCACCCCCTCATGGCTGAGCTACCTCGGCATGCTCGCCCTGGCTGGAGTAGTGGTCAACGACTCACTCGTCATGGTTGATTTCACCAACCGTAGGCGCAACGAAGGTAAATCAGCATACGATGCCGTCATTCATTCCGGATCAGCTCGATTCCGGCCTATTCTTCTGACCTCCTTGACCACCTTTGCCGGTCTGCTACCGCTGATTTTTGAACGCTCGATTCAGGCACAATTCCTGATCCCGATGGCGGTTTCACTCGCCTTTGGTATCATGTTTGCCACCTTCATCACCCTTTTCCTCATTCCTTGCGCGTATCTGGCCACGGAAGACATCAAGCGCTTACTGGGCAAAGCCTACCGCTGGTATACTCGCCCGTTTACCTCGAATGAGTAA